The following are encoded together in the Magnetospirillum gryphiswaldense MSR-1 v2 genome:
- a CDS encoding isovaleryl-CoA dehydrogenase — protein MFNATMNFDLGETADMMRDQVAAFAAAEIAPLAAEIDHSNEFPNQLWKKFGDMGLLGLTVEEEYGGAGMSYLEHVIAMEEISRASASVGLSYGAHSNLCVNQIRRNGTEAQKRKYLPKLISGDHIGALAMSEPNAGSDVVSMKLRAEKKGDRYILNGTKMWITNGPDADTLVVYAKTDVNAGSKGITTFIIEKDFKGFSVAQKLDKLGMRGSNTGELVFQDCEVPEENVLGNVGKGVNVLMSGLDYERAVLAGGPLGIMRACMDVVVPYIHERTQFGQAIGTFQLMQGKIADMYTTMNACRAYAYAVAKACTRGETTRKDAAGVILYTAEKATWMALEAIQTLGGNGYINEYSTGRLLRDAKLYEIGAGTSEIRRMLIGRELFEETK, from the coding sequence ATGTTCAACGCCACCATGAATTTCGACCTGGGTGAAACCGCCGACATGATGCGCGATCAGGTCGCCGCCTTCGCCGCCGCCGAGATCGCGCCCCTGGCCGCCGAGATCGATCACAGCAACGAATTTCCCAACCAGTTGTGGAAGAAGTTCGGCGACATGGGCCTGCTGGGCCTGACGGTCGAGGAAGAATACGGCGGCGCCGGCATGTCGTATCTGGAACACGTCATCGCCATGGAGGAGATCAGCCGCGCCTCGGCTTCCGTCGGCCTGTCCTATGGGGCGCATTCCAATCTGTGCGTCAACCAAATCCGTCGTAACGGCACCGAGGCGCAAAAGCGCAAATACCTGCCCAAGCTGATTTCCGGCGACCATATCGGCGCGCTGGCCATGAGCGAGCCCAATGCCGGCTCGGACGTGGTGTCGATGAAGTTGCGGGCCGAGAAAAAGGGCGACCGCTACATCCTGAACGGCACCAAGATGTGGATCACCAACGGCCCCGACGCCGACACCCTGGTGGTCTATGCCAAGACCGACGTCAATGCCGGCTCCAAGGGCATCACCACCTTCATCATCGAAAAGGATTTCAAGGGCTTTTCGGTAGCGCAGAAGCTGGACAAGCTGGGCATGCGCGGCTCCAACACCGGTGAGCTGGTGTTCCAGGATTGCGAAGTGCCGGAAGAAAACGTACTGGGCAACGTCGGCAAGGGCGTCAACGTGCTGATGAGCGGCCTGGATTACGAACGCGCGGTCCTCGCCGGCGGTCCCCTGGGCATCATGCGTGCCTGCATGGACGTGGTGGTCCCCTATATCCACGAACGCACCCAGTTCGGTCAGGCCATCGGCACCTTCCAGCTGATGCAGGGCAAGATCGCCGACATGTACACCACCATGAACGCCTGCCGCGCCTATGCCTATGCGGTGGCCAAGGCCTGCACGCGCGGCGAAACCACCCGCAAGGACGCCGCCGGCGTCATCCTTTACACCGCCGAAAAGGCCACCTGGATGGCGCTGGAGGCGATCCAGACCCTGGGCGGCAACGGCTACATCAACGAATATTCCACCGGGCGGCTGCTGCGCGACGCCAAGCTTTATGAAATCGGCGCCGGTACCTCGGAAATCCGCCGCATGCTGATCGGTCGTGAACTGTTCGAAGAGACCAAGTGA
- the dctP gene encoding TRAP transporter substrate-binding protein DctP, which translates to MLKRSLLGLAFMVLAALPVRAEPVQIFLAHAQPQVSASDPVAAVAAEFRRLLAERSQGRLAVEIFPDGVLGGNRDMASLTSKGVIQSALVTVGGVTALYPPLMATQLPFAFDTIAQAREVMAGPFVRDMATDMAARTKLTLLGFADPGGFHVLTNLDRPITDPDDMWGLRLRAIPGFAPLDAMITAVNARPVQVSSRDELSMLAMGAIDGQMSPPAVIMARNFDTVQRYATFIDAIYSPYVWLFNTAALNAMTAEDAALVRQAASDALAFGRHTVDAVDKTERGRVGLAKRLTVLTPSPQERQQFKETMQPPVEEAIVEALGKDAAWLEKFRTAISTSH; encoded by the coding sequence ATGCTCAAGCGCAGCCTTCTCGGTCTAGCCTTCATGGTGTTGGCCGCCTTGCCCGTCCGGGCCGAACCGGTCCAGATCTTCCTGGCCCATGCCCAACCGCAAGTGTCGGCCTCGGACCCGGTGGCGGCGGTGGCGGCGGAATTCCGCCGCCTGCTGGCGGAACGAAGCCAGGGCCGGCTGGCGGTGGAAATCTTCCCCGACGGCGTACTGGGCGGCAACCGCGACATGGCCAGCCTGACCAGCAAAGGGGTCATCCAATCCGCCCTGGTCACCGTCGGCGGCGTCACCGCGCTTTATCCGCCGCTGATGGCGACACAACTGCCTTTCGCCTTCGACACCATCGCCCAAGCCCGTGAGGTGATGGCCGGCCCCTTCGTCCGCGACATGGCCACCGACATGGCGGCACGGACCAAGCTGACCTTGCTGGGCTTCGCCGATCCCGGCGGCTTTCACGTCCTCACCAACCTGGACCGCCCGATCACCGACCCCGACGACATGTGGGGATTGCGCCTGCGCGCCATTCCCGGTTTCGCCCCCCTGGATGCCATGATCACCGCCGTCAACGCTCGCCCGGTCCAGGTATCGTCGCGCGACGAATTGTCCATGCTGGCCATGGGCGCCATCGATGGTCAGATGAGTCCCCCCGCCGTGATCATGGCCCGCAATTTCGACACGGTGCAGCGCTACGCCACCTTCATCGACGCCATTTATTCGCCCTATGTCTGGCTGTTCAACACCGCCGCCCTGAACGCCATGACCGCCGAGGATGCCGCCTTGGTGCGCCAAGCGGCCAGCGATGCCCTGGCCTTTGGCCGCCACACGGTGGATGCCGTCGACAAGACCGAACGCGGCCGCGTCGGTCTGGCCAAACGCTTGACGGTGCTGACCCCGTCGCCGCAGGAACGTCAGCAATTCAAGGAAACCATGCAGCCGCCGGTCGAGGAAGCCATCGTCGAAGCCCTGGGCAAGGATGCGGCGTGGCTGGAAAAATTCCGGACCGCGATTTCCACCAGTCACTGA
- a CDS encoding adenylate/guanylate cyclase domain-containing protein, whose amino-acid sequence MDRVRIRLRVGITVMFLLIVVPLSAAMIGFIYRSNTTLARQVAEQSMELATNQVTFKVSNVMDGMARALDMAVAFGKSQQSELRRPEALRPMLEQLQQMPGVLSLYFGMHEDGAFYQVVHLPQDGSYTTTTGGKLPKDANWLIRIIDNSSGQWRDSVLYLSSWGKVVGLERAPTEYDPRERPWYRAALPFDDIAGSPVYMFAGPVQPGLTLSRRLTTSDGARLAVFGADMTIAALSAFLREQKVGVTGRVFILDSAGRMIGHPDETKVSRSDGTNLHLVDGAQVDDSVVAEAVRGWRAGKGDNFVVQSAEDGTDWMVRFSPFTNKFGSTWTIGVVVAEDEFVGPIKKASLLILLAGGLFLGIAALAIQRAARMLVKPMETLIAETDRISRLELGQPVKVISPVVEIDKLAKAIASMKTGLASFGTYVPKSLVHNIIQSGIGTSVGGQRRPLTVMFTDLQGFTAATEAMPPEQVLPWLSAYFDAMSTAIHRHHGTIDKYIGDAIMALWNAPLDDDDHVAHACRAMLACRDAATLGGADGGQLKTRMGLHTGMAVVGNVGASDRMQYTALGAMVNLASRVESLNKQLDTQLLVTGDVAQAVAGRFTLRPMGRVLAVGTSLPIDVHELLGEGSDPATDVLLWGEAMALIERRQWRDAARAFTDFTEMRPHDKAAALYLKALAQAETADWDGILRFDSK is encoded by the coding sequence ATGGATCGTGTTCGCATTCGTCTGCGCGTGGGCATCACGGTGATGTTCCTGCTGATCGTCGTGCCGCTGTCGGCGGCAATGATCGGCTTCATTTACCGCAGCAACACCACCTTGGCCCGACAAGTGGCCGAGCAATCCATGGAACTGGCCACCAATCAGGTCACCTTCAAGGTCAGCAATGTCATGGACGGCATGGCCCGTGCCCTGGACATGGCGGTGGCCTTCGGCAAAAGCCAGCAAAGCGAACTGCGCCGCCCCGAGGCGCTGCGCCCCATGCTGGAACAGTTGCAACAGATGCCCGGCGTCCTCAGCCTGTATTTCGGCATGCACGAGGATGGCGCCTTCTATCAGGTGGTGCACCTGCCCCAGGATGGCAGCTACACCACCACCACCGGCGGCAAGCTGCCCAAGGACGCCAATTGGCTGATCCGGATCATCGACAACAGTTCCGGCCAATGGCGCGACAGCGTGCTGTATCTGTCATCGTGGGGCAAGGTTGTCGGGCTGGAACGCGCCCCCACTGAGTACGACCCGCGCGAACGGCCCTGGTATCGGGCCGCCCTGCCCTTCGACGACATCGCCGGCTCACCGGTCTACATGTTCGCCGGTCCGGTGCAGCCCGGCCTGACCTTGTCGCGTCGCCTGACCACCTCGGACGGGGCACGGCTGGCGGTATTCGGCGCCGACATGACCATCGCCGCCCTGTCCGCCTTCCTGCGCGAACAGAAGGTGGGGGTGACCGGCAGGGTGTTCATCCTGGACAGTGCCGGACGCATGATCGGCCATCCCGATGAAACCAAGGTCAGCCGTTCGGATGGCACCAACCTGCACTTGGTCGACGGCGCCCAGGTGGATGATTCGGTGGTGGCCGAGGCCGTGCGCGGCTGGCGCGCCGGCAAGGGCGACAATTTCGTCGTGCAATCAGCCGAGGACGGCACCGACTGGATGGTCCGCTTCAGCCCCTTCACCAATAAATTCGGCAGTACCTGGACCATCGGCGTGGTCGTCGCCGAAGATGAGTTCGTCGGCCCGATCAAGAAGGCCAGCCTGCTGATCCTGCTGGCCGGCGGCCTGTTCCTGGGCATCGCCGCCCTGGCCATCCAGCGCGCTGCCCGCATGCTGGTCAAGCCCATGGAAACCCTGATCGCCGAAACCGACCGCATCAGCCGCCTGGAATTGGGCCAGCCGGTCAAGGTGATCTCGCCGGTGGTGGAAATCGACAAGCTGGCCAAGGCCATCGCCTCGATGAAGACCGGGCTTGCCAGTTTTGGCACCTATGTGCCGAAAAGCCTGGTGCACAACATCATCCAATCGGGCATCGGCACCTCGGTCGGCGGACAGCGCCGACCGCTGACGGTGATGTTCACCGATCTGCAAGGTTTTACCGCCGCCACCGAGGCCATGCCGCCGGAACAGGTGCTGCCCTGGCTGTCCGCCTATTTCGATGCCATGTCCACCGCCATTCACCGCCATCACGGCACCATCGACAAGTATATCGGTGATGCCATCATGGCCCTGTGGAACGCGCCTTTGGACGATGACGATCATGTGGCCCACGCCTGCCGCGCCATGTTGGCCTGCCGAGACGCGGCGACCTTGGGCGGAGCGGATGGCGGGCAGTTGAAGACCCGCATGGGCTTGCACACCGGCATGGCGGTGGTCGGCAATGTGGGGGCCAGCGACCGCATGCAATACACCGCCCTGGGCGCCATGGTCAATTTGGCCTCGCGGGTGGAAAGCCTGAACAAGCAATTGGACACCCAATTGCTGGTCACCGGCGACGTCGCCCAGGCGGTGGCCGGGCGCTTCACCCTGCGGCCCATGGGCCGGGTGTTGGCGGTGGGGACCAGCCTGCCCATCGACGTGCACGAATTGCTGGGCGAAGGCAGCGACCCGGCCACCGACGTATTGCTGTGGGGGGAAGCCATGGCCCTGATCGAACGTCGTCAATGGCGCGACGCCGCCCGCGCCTTCACCGATTTCACCGAGATGCGCCCGCACGACAAGGCCGCCGCCTTGTACCTGAAGGCGTTGGCACAAGCAGAAACCGCCGATTGGGACGGTATCTTGCGTTTCGACAGCAAATAG
- a CDS encoding TetR/AcrR family transcriptional regulator has translation MARTVGSHGPKTMEAIRKAGLKLIHEHGYEAMTLRQLAAEVGVQVGSLYNHISTKQDLLYDLIKTHMDALFAELAKVEAKTAGQGPVERLKAFIFFHVTYHILRKREVFIGASELRSLDPNHYEDIVGLRRQYEKRLMAILDDGRAQGLFQIPDIAVAAYGILAMLTGVCTWFRPSGRLSREDVAQVYCDMVLRGLVPDSQLSDTCSLR, from the coding sequence ATGGCGCGCACCGTCGGTTCCCATGGCCCCAAGACCATGGAGGCCATCCGCAAGGCTGGCCTGAAGCTTATTCATGAACACGGCTACGAGGCCATGACCCTGCGCCAGCTGGCCGCCGAGGTGGGCGTGCAGGTAGGGTCGCTTTACAACCACATCAGCACCAAGCAGGATTTGCTTTACGACCTGATCAAGACCCACATGGACGCTTTGTTCGCCGAATTGGCCAAGGTCGAGGCCAAGACCGCCGGACAAGGCCCGGTGGAACGCCTGAAGGCGTTCATCTTCTTCCACGTCACCTATCACATCCTGAGAAAGCGCGAGGTGTTCATCGGCGCCTCGGAGCTGCGCAGCCTGGACCCCAATCATTACGAAGACATCGTCGGTCTGCGCCGCCAGTACGAAAAACGGCTGATGGCCATCCTGGACGACGGTCGCGCGCAAGGTCTGTTCCAGATTCCCGACATCGCCGTCGCCGCCTATGGCATCCTGGCCATGCTGACCGGCGTATGCACGTGGTTCCGCCCATCGGGCCGCCTGAGCCGCGAGGACGTGGCCCAGGTCTATTGCGACATGGTTCTGCGCGGTTTGGTTCCAGACAGCCAGCTATCGGACACCTGTAGCTTGCGTTGA
- a CDS encoding GGDEF domain-containing protein yields the protein MAEPFFIPDLRTILVMTIFVFAIQGFFLWQLYRIKRRPAFALLACGCAVFSAGFVGYFLRPYLGLNWLTVVVANLLILAYPVFLLATLMQCHGIARPIRALWWGLPGIIVLLVVAVLYLRDNLLVVVVASAINGAFYLFIAAFVARRLPLNEPSMRMTLVSNLLLAVVLFGRAGVAWVMYENPQAAPAVAVWLSYTLMIALFCLSAQIYGLPLQEFTRSERTLEHLASVDPLTEVLNRRSFFAKAQGLWQSHQSDGRPFSVLMLDLDRFKAINDRHGHPTGDRVIVAFARLLRDAMRHDDLLGRMGGEEFAIILPGVATAQALEVAERIRAASEAVEVLSDDGFRVRLTVSIGLALGDGATSLDDLMKRADAALYQAKDQGRNRVVMVEQAA from the coding sequence ATGGCCGAACCGTTTTTTATCCCGGATTTGCGTACCATCCTGGTGATGACGATCTTCGTTTTCGCCATCCAGGGCTTTTTTCTGTGGCAGCTTTACCGCATCAAGCGCCGCCCGGCCTTCGCCCTGCTGGCCTGCGGCTGCGCGGTGTTTTCGGCTGGCTTCGTCGGTTATTTCCTGCGCCCCTATCTTGGCCTCAACTGGTTGACCGTGGTGGTCGCCAATCTGCTGATCCTGGCCTATCCGGTTTTCCTGCTGGCCACCTTGATGCAGTGCCATGGCATCGCCCGACCGATCCGGGCGCTGTGGTGGGGGCTGCCCGGCATCATCGTGCTGTTGGTGGTGGCCGTGCTTTATCTGCGCGACAATCTTTTGGTGGTGGTCGTCGCTTCCGCCATCAACGGGGCGTTCTATCTGTTCATCGCCGCTTTCGTTGCCCGCCGCTTGCCGCTGAACGAGCCCAGCATGCGCATGACCCTGGTGTCCAACCTGCTGTTGGCGGTGGTTTTGTTCGGGCGCGCCGGGGTGGCGTGGGTGATGTACGAGAACCCGCAGGCGGCGCCGGCGGTGGCGGTGTGGCTGTCCTATACGCTGATGATCGCGCTGTTTTGCCTGTCGGCGCAGATTTACGGCCTGCCCTTGCAGGAATTCACCCGCAGTGAACGCACGCTTGAGCATCTGGCCTCGGTCGACCCGCTGACCGAGGTACTGAACCGCCGCTCGTTCTTTGCCAAAGCCCAAGGATTGTGGCAGTCGCATCAAAGCGACGGGCGCCCGTTTTCGGTGCTGATGCTGGATTTGGACCGCTTCAAGGCCATCAATGATCGCCACGGCCACCCCACCGGCGACCGGGTGATCGTCGCCTTTGCCCGCCTGCTGCGTGACGCCATGCGCCACGACGATCTTTTGGGCCGTATGGGCGGCGAGGAATTCGCCATCATCCTGCCCGGCGTGGCGACGGCGCAAGCCCTGGAAGTCGCCGAACGCATCCGCGCCGCCAGCGAAGCGGTGGAGGTGCTGTCCGATGACGGCTTCCGCGTGCGGTTGACGGTCAGCATCGGCCTGGCTCTGGGCGATGGCGCCACCTCTTTGGATGATTTGATGAAACGGGCGGATGCCGCCCTTTATCAGGCCAAGGATCAGGGGCGCAATCGGGTGGTCATGGTCGAACAGGCAGCTTAA
- a CDS encoding YgiQ family radical SAM protein, translating to MTALLPVSAPARRHAVPFLPMSRAEMDRLGWDQCDIIVVSGDAYVDHPSFGAAIIGRLLEAQGWRVGIIAQPDWNSAEPFKVLGKPRLFFGVTAGNMDSMVNRYTSDRRIRSDDAYTPGGEGGKRPDRAALVYAQRCREAFKDVPVVLGGIEASLRRIAHYDYWSDKVRRSLLLDAKADILVYGNAERAIIDIARRADQGEAVKSMTDIRGTAIMLPAVPEGWVVADWSDMDDTPRVPKGDKVVVRLPSYEAVAADPPLYAHASRALHLESNASNAHALVQRHGEREVWINPPPIPLSMMEMDAVYDLTYARAPHPSYGDAKLPAWEMIRFSVNIMRGCFGGCSFCSITEHEGRVIQSRSEGSILREIEAIRDKTKGFTGTISDLGGPTANMYRLACNDDKIQAVCRRLSCVYPDICKNLGTDHGPLIQIYRKARAIKGVKRITIGSGLRYDLAVKSPEYVKELVTHHVGGYLKIAPEHTETGPLSKMMKPGMGAYDRFKQMFDKAAQAAGKKYYLIPYFIAAHPGTSDEDMMNLALWLKKNGFKADQVQTFLPSPMSLATAMYHSGKNPLAPVRHTGTEDVVSAKGLKQRRLHKAFLRYHDPENWPVLREALKRMGRADLIGPGQHQLVPSGNYAPVGKAVGTPFRTQHSRVEFKGNARGPRPPKMR from the coding sequence ATGACTGCACTCCTTCCCGTTTCCGCCCCGGCCCGGCGCCACGCCGTTCCCTTCCTGCCCATGTCGCGCGCCGAGATGGACCGGCTGGGCTGGGACCAGTGCGACATCATCGTCGTTTCCGGTGACGCCTATGTGGATCACCCCAGCTTCGGTGCCGCCATCATCGGCCGGCTGCTGGAGGCTCAGGGCTGGCGCGTCGGCATCATCGCCCAGCCCGACTGGAATTCGGCCGAGCCGTTCAAGGTGCTGGGCAAGCCGCGGCTGTTCTTCGGCGTGACCGCCGGCAACATGGATTCCATGGTCAACCGCTATACCTCGGACCGGCGCATCCGCTCCGACGATGCCTATACGCCGGGCGGCGAGGGCGGCAAGCGGCCCGACCGCGCCGCCCTGGTCTATGCCCAACGCTGCCGCGAGGCATTCAAGGATGTGCCCGTCGTCCTCGGCGGCATCGAGGCCAGTCTGCGCCGCATCGCCCATTACGATTACTGGTCCGACAAGGTCCGTCGCTCGCTGCTGCTGGATGCCAAGGCCGACATCCTGGTCTATGGCAACGCCGAGCGCGCCATCATCGACATCGCCCGCCGCGCCGATCAGGGCGAGGCGGTCAAAAGCATGACCGACATCCGCGGGACCGCCATCATGCTGCCCGCTGTGCCCGAGGGCTGGGTGGTGGCCGATTGGTCGGACATGGACGATACGCCACGCGTGCCCAAGGGCGACAAGGTGGTGGTGCGGCTGCCCTCCTATGAAGCGGTGGCCGCCGACCCGCCGCTTTACGCCCATGCCTCGCGCGCGCTGCATCTGGAAAGCAACGCCTCCAACGCCCATGCCCTGGTTCAGCGCCACGGCGAGCGCGAGGTGTGGATCAACCCGCCGCCCATTCCGCTGTCCATGATGGAAATGGACGCGGTCTACGACCTGACCTATGCGCGGGCGCCGCATCCGTCCTACGGCGATGCCAAGCTGCCAGCGTGGGAGATGATCCGTTTTTCCGTCAACATCATGCGCGGCTGCTTCGGCGGCTGTTCGTTCTGTTCCATCACCGAACACGAGGGCCGGGTGATCCAAAGCCGCTCGGAAGGCTCGATCCTGCGCGAGATCGAGGCCATCCGCGACAAGACCAAGGGCTTCACCGGCACCATTTCCGATTTGGGCGGCCCCACCGCCAACATGTATCGCCTCGCCTGCAACGACGACAAGATCCAGGCGGTGTGCCGGCGGCTGTCCTGCGTCTACCCGGATATCTGCAAGAATCTGGGCACCGATCACGGGCCGCTGATCCAGATTTACCGCAAGGCCCGTGCCATCAAGGGGGTCAAGCGCATCACCATCGGCTCGGGCCTGCGTTACGATCTGGCGGTGAAAAGCCCGGAATACGTCAAGGAGCTGGTCACCCACCATGTGGGCGGCTATCTGAAGATCGCTCCCGAACACACCGAAACCGGGCCGTTGTCCAAGATGATGAAGCCGGGCATGGGCGCCTACGACCGCTTCAAGCAGATGTTCGACAAGGCGGCGCAGGCAGCGGGTAAGAAATACTATCTCATCCCCTATTTCATCGCCGCCCATCCCGGCACCAGCGACGAAGACATGATGAATTTGGCCCTGTGGCTGAAGAAGAACGGCTTCAAGGCCGATCAGGTGCAAACCTTCCTGCCGTCGCCCATGTCGTTGGCCACCGCCATGTACCATTCGGGCAAGAACCCGCTGGCCCCGGTGCGTCACACCGGCACCGAGGACGTGGTCTCGGCCAAGGGGCTGAAGCAGCGCCGCCTGCACAAGGCCTTCCTGCGCTATCACGACCCGGAAAACTGGCCGGTCCTGCGCGAGGCGCTGAAGCGCATGGGCCGCGCCGACCTGATCGGGCCGGGCCAGCATCAATTGGTGCCGTCGGGTAATTATGCTCCGGTGGGCAAGGCTGTCGGCACACCGTTTCGCACCCAGCACAGCCGGGTCGAATTCAAGGGAAATGCGCGAGGCCCGCGACCGCCGAAAATGCGCTAG
- a CDS encoding porin family protein, with protein sequence MHKLLSGLAVLAVLGANAAMAQDAGSASKGKFYLGAQAGIVLPEDVSFSGTSSSGGITTTAAGTYQFKDGYSVSGLAGYHLNDYVRGEAELGYSRFEYDNISLNGNVTSNGTTTAVNGSASMEGTVSSAIGMVHGIVSPLGKTKVSPLLGAGIGFAATEEKITRIGTLATNFESTHTDLAVAGMVGAETNLTDQMSMGLRYRYMWIDSGTEGRDDFTAHNFVANAAWKF encoded by the coding sequence ATGCATAAACTGCTGTCCGGCCTCGCCGTCCTCGCCGTTCTGGGGGCAAATGCGGCCATGGCCCAGGATGCGGGTAGCGCCAGCAAGGGCAAGTTCTACCTGGGCGCTCAGGCCGGAATAGTCCTGCCCGAAGACGTCAGCTTTTCCGGTACGTCCAGCAGCGGCGGCATTACCACCACCGCCGCCGGCACCTACCAGTTCAAGGACGGTTATTCGGTGTCGGGCTTGGCCGGCTATCACCTCAACGATTATGTGCGGGGCGAGGCGGAACTGGGATACAGCCGCTTTGAATACGACAACATCAGCCTGAACGGCAATGTCACCAGCAACGGCACTACCACTGCCGTCAACGGCAGCGCCAGCATGGAAGGCACGGTTTCTTCGGCCATCGGCATGGTGCATGGCATCGTTTCGCCCTTGGGCAAGACCAAGGTGTCGCCGCTGCTGGGGGCCGGCATCGGCTTCGCCGCCACCGAGGAAAAGATCACCCGCATCGGCACCTTGGCCACCAATTTTGAATCCACCCATACCGATCTGGCCGTGGCCGGCATGGTCGGGGCGGAAACCAATCTGACCGATCAGATGAGCATGGGCCTGCGTTATCGCTATATGTGGATCGACAGCGGTACCGAGGGACGCGACGATTTCACCGCCCATAACTTCGTCGCCAATGCCGCCTGGAAGTTCTAG
- a CDS encoding LysR family transcriptional regulator yields MDWDNLRIFLELARGRRLMDAAERLGIDYSTVSRRIRRFEQELGTQLFDRNNQGYTLTAQGLHLVEYAEKVEAIVHLAQEKLTGHNSALSGQIRLACTEGFGTHFLAAQLAHFCARHPHITLDFLPLSRFVNLPKREADMAISIERPESGNYAIAKLCDYHLKLYASPAYLAAHGPIIAASDLQNHNFIGYVDDLVFSEELRYLEQIVPADRVSYRSTNVVAQCSAVRQGTGLAVLPCFLASPHADLVPVLEDQVLFKRSFWLVTPEERHNLARIKALRQFVKDVAERNRAFLLGESREMVTPDRPASPQ; encoded by the coding sequence ATGGATTGGGATAATCTGCGCATCTTTCTGGAACTGGCGCGCGGGCGGCGTTTGATGGATGCCGCCGAGCGCCTGGGCATCGATTATTCCACCGTGTCGCGGCGCATCCGCCGGTTCGAGCAGGAACTGGGTACCCAGTTGTTCGACCGTAACAACCAGGGCTACACCCTGACCGCCCAGGGCCTGCACTTGGTGGAATACGCCGAAAAGGTGGAAGCCATTGTGCATCTGGCCCAGGAAAAACTGACCGGGCACAATTCGGCCCTGTCGGGGCAGATCAGGCTGGCCTGCACCGAAGGCTTCGGCACCCATTTCCTGGCGGCGCAACTGGCCCATTTCTGCGCCCGTCACCCGCATATCACCCTGGATTTCCTGCCGTTGTCGCGCTTCGTCAACCTGCCCAAGCGCGAGGCCGACATGGCCATTTCCATTGAACGGCCCGAGAGCGGCAATTACGCCATCGCCAAGCTATGTGATTATCACCTCAAGCTTTATGCCAGCCCGGCCTATCTGGCGGCACATGGCCCGATCATAGCGGCCAGTGATTTGCAAAATCACAATTTCATCGGCTATGTGGACGATCTGGTGTTCTCGGAGGAACTGCGCTACCTGGAGCAGATCGTACCGGCGGACCGGGTCAGCTATCGCTCCACCAACGTCGTCGCCCAATGCTCGGCGGTGCGCCAGGGGACGGGGCTGGCGGTGCTGCCGTGCTTTCTGGCCTCGCCCCATGCCGATCTGGTGCCGGTGCTGGAGGATCAGGTGTTGTTCAAACGCTCGTTCTGGCTGGTGACGCCGGAAGAGCGGCACAATCTGGCCCGCATCAAGGCCCTGCGCCAGTTCGTCAAGGACGTGGCCGAGCGTAACCGCGCTTTCCTGCTGGGTGAAAGCCGGGAAATGGTGACGCCGGATAGGCCGGCGTCACCACAATAA